Proteins encoded together in one Candidatus Eisenbacteria bacterium window:
- a CDS encoding zinc carboxypeptidase, with product YASRQAGKRDYGVWHTYAETVAELNLLHSQYPNLTTAPFSLGPSIEGREIWAIKVSDNPNVDEDEPEVLHDGVHHAREIMTVEMCLYAWITGQNSGGYDGTDDVDTGAAATRSPDYDLSAYPRVRLKMDYFHGQRDTGDDPADHLKFCVSPDAGASWINLITVGDVATAPEWRARRKPQRDIEMNRD from the coding sequence TACGCCTCGCGGCAGGCGGGGAAGAGGGACTACGGGGTTTGGCACACGTACGCCGAGACGGTGGCGGAGCTGAATCTCCTGCACAGCCAGTATCCGAACCTGACGACGGCGCCCTTCTCGCTGGGTCCTTCGATCGAGGGGAGGGAGATCTGGGCGATCAAGGTCTCCGACAATCCGAACGTGGACGAGGACGAGCCGGAGGTGCTGCACGACGGGGTGCATCACGCGCGCGAGATCATGACGGTGGAGATGTGTCTCTACGCTTGGATCACGGGGCAGAACTCCGGAGGGTACGACGGGACCGACGATGTCGACACCGGAGCGGCGGCCACCCGCTCGCCCGACTACGACCTCTCCGCGTACCCTCGAGTGCGCCTCAAGATGGACTACTTCCATGGGCAGAGGGATACGGGGGACGATCCGGCCGACCATCTGAAGTTCTGCGTCTCTCCCGACGCCGGCGCCTCCTGGATCAACCTGATCACGGTGGGGGATGTGGCCACCGCGCCCGAGTGGCGCGCCCGCCGCAAGCCCCAGCGAGACATTGAGATGAATCGAGATTAG